The window CTTTCAACGACCGTGGTCTCATCCCGGCACTGAAACTCTTACCCGGTCCCAAAACCTTGGGTGCCTGAAAAAAGTACGCCTTATCAACCACGCCAGCTTCCAGTGCCGAACTCACCACTGTTGCCCCACCCTCAATTAAAACGCTCATCACCTGCCGCCGATAAAGTTCTGCCAAAATGTCCTGCCACTGGAGTCGGCCGCGGCGTTCCATCCGCACCCGCACCACCTCTGCCCCTTTCCGGCTAAGCCGCCGTACCTTAGCCCCATTACCGCATGCCGTGAAAACCAACACCTTGTCCGGAGCTTCAAAAAGCCGGCTCCCGAGCGGCAATCGCAAATCGGAATCAAGCACGATACGCAACAGTCGCTTCTGTTTGTTTAGCCGGCAGGTCAAAAGCGGGTTGTCAGCAATTACGGTATTAACACCCACAATCACCGCATCGGCGATCAACCGCAACTGCTGTCCCACCTCGCGCGCCCGCTCGCTTGTAATCCACTGCGATTCGCCCTCGCCGGTTGCCATCATTCCGTCCAAACTCATCGCGACCTTCAACATCACAAATGGCCGGTGCTCTGCCATAAATGTCACATACGCCTCATTCAAACGCTGCGCCTCTTCTCTCAAAAGCCCGGTCTCAACCTCAATCCCCTGGCGCCGGAGACATTTCACCCCCTTACCTTTAACCCGCGGATTCGGGTCAATCATCGCCGCAACCACCCGTTTAATCCCCGCTTGCATCAACGCTGCGGTGCAGGCGGGCGTCTTGCCTTCAAAACAGCATGGTTCCATCGTCACATAAAGCGTCGCACCCTGCGCCGCTTTACCCGCCGCTTTGAGCGCTTCAATCTCGGCATGGGGACCGCCAAAACGACGATGAAACCCTTCACCAACAACCCGGCCATTTTTTACCAGTACCGCGCCGACCATCGGATTGGGCGACACCAGACCGCAACCCCTTGCCGCCAGTTCCAGTGCCCGGCGCATAAACCGCTCATCCTGTGCGGTCCATCTCCTTTGCTTCGCACTAACCATCGCCTTACCGGTAATCTATCTGAAAGTCATCAAACTCGTGCTGGT is drawn from candidate division WOR-3 bacterium and contains these coding sequences:
- the ribD gene encoding bifunctional diaminohydroxyphosphoribosylaminopyrimidine deaminase/5-amino-6-(5-phosphoribosylamino)uracil reductase RibD, which translates into the protein MVSAKQRRWTAQDERFMRRALELAARGCGLVSPNPMVGAVLVKNGRVVGEGFHRRFGGPHAEIEALKAAGKAAQGATLYVTMEPCCFEGKTPACTAALMQAGIKRVVAAMIDPNPRVKGKGVKCLRRQGIEVETGLLREEAQRLNEAYVTFMAEHRPFVMLKVAMSLDGMMATGEGESQWITSERAREVGQQLRLIADAVIVGVNTVIADNPLLTCRLNKQKRLLRIVLDSDLRLPLGSRLFEAPDKVLVFTACGNGAKVRRLSRKGAEVVRVRMERRGRLQWQDILAELYRRQVMSVLIEGGATVVSSALEAGVVDKAYFFQAPKVLGPGKSFSAGMRPRSLKGALVLKDVRHIELGDDILTEGYVYRFS